The genomic DNA TTCACTTTCCGAGTTCGTCTGAGAGATTTTTCAGACCGGCAGTATATCTGTCGTTATTAAAATGAGTGTACGATCTCGTTGGGATCGTAAATTAGGATGGTAACGCGAAGACCTCGTTCCTTGATAGGAATGAGGTCTTTTTTGTAGTTGAATTTAAAGGAGGAAATCGCATGTCTTTACAAGCACAACTCGAAAGCTTGAAAGAAGCAACGATCGTCAAGATCAAGCAGGCGCAGGATTTGAAAGAACTAAATCAAATCCGTGTCGAAACATTAGGGAAAAAAGGACCGATCACTGAGGTCTTACGAGGAATGAAAGATCTAAGTGCCGAAGAACGTCCGAAAGTGGGAAGCTTTGCCAATGAGATCCGTGATCTATTGACACAAGAAATCGAAGAGAGAAAAGCAGTATTGGAAACCGCTGCAATGAATGAAGCATTAGAAAAAGAAACAATCGATGTCACGCTTCCAGGTCGCTCAGTCAAACAAGGGACACGCCATATCTTGACGCAGATCATGGAAGAAATCGAAGATATTTTTGTCGGCATGGGGTATCAAATCGTTGAAGGATATGAAGTCGAGTCAGACCATTACAACTTTGAACGAATGAATTTACCAAAAGACCATCCAGCGCGTGATATGCAAGATACTTTCTATATCTCAGAAGAAATCTTGATCCGTACGCATACGTCGCCTGTCCAAGCACGTACCATGGAAAAACATGATTTTTCAAAAGGTGCGCTACGCATGATCTCACCAGGAAAAGTTTTCCGACGTGATACGGATGATGCAACACACAGCCATCAATTCCATCAAATCGAAGGATTGGTGATTGACAAGAACGTGACGATGGGTGATCTAAAAGGAACACTTGAAGTCGTGATGAAGAAAATGTTTGGGGAAGATCGCCAAATCCGTTTACGCCCAAGCTATTTCCCATTTACAGAACCATCTGTTGAAGTCGATGTCAGCTGTTTCAAATGCGGTGGTTCAGGCTGTAACGTCTGCAAACACACAGGTTGGATCGAGATCTTAGGTGCTGGTATGGTTCATCCAAATGTCTTGGAAATGTCAGGGATCGATCCTGAAGAATACTCCGGATTTGCTTTTGGACTTGGCCCAGATCGTGTCGCAATGTTACGTTATGGGGTCAACGATATTCGTAATTTCTATCAAAATGACTTGCGCTTCTTAAGTCAGTTCAAGGGGGAGTAAAAGAATGTTAGTATCATATAAATGGCTGAATCAATACGTTGATTTATCAAATGTGACACCGCAAGAACTTGCAGACAAAATGTCCGTCACAGGAATCGAAGTCGAAGGTGTGACTGTACCTGAAGAAGGCTTGAAGAAAATCGTTGTCGGAGAAGTGAAGGAATGTATTCCGCATCCTGATTCGGATCATCTATCGATCTGTCAAGTCGATATCGGCGAAGAGGAATTATCACAAATCGTTTGTGGAGCACCGAATGTCAAAGCAGGAATCAAAGTCATCGTGGCTTTACCAAATTCACGGATTGCGGGCAATGTCAAAATCAAAAAAGGCAAGATGCGCGGACAAGTTTCAAATGGGATGATCTGTGCTTTGCAAGAAATCGGTTATTCTGACAGTGTCGTACCGAAAGAATATTCAGAAGGCATCTACTATTTGCCACAAGAAGCGGTCAATGGGGAACCAGTCTTTTCTTATCTAGATATGGACGATGCCATCATCGAATTATCCATCACACCAAACCGTGCGGATGCACTATCAATGAGAGGTGTGGCGTATGAAGTTGGCGCGATCTATCGCCAAAAACCAACATTCAATGATGAAAAGTTAGTAGAAGTTGAACGTAAAGCTTCAGAAAAAATTGCGGTAAAAGTAGAAGATGAGGAATTGGTACCAGCATACCAAATCCGTATCATTGAAAACGTCAAGATCCAACCGAGTCCACAATGGCTGCAAAATATCTTGATGAACGAAGGAATCCGACCAATCAATAACGTCGTTGATATCACAAACTATATCTTGTTATTGTTCGGTCAACCGTTACATGCATTTGACTATGATAAGTTAGGTTCAGAAGAAATCGTGGTACGTCATGCAGCAGAAAAAGAGAACATCGTGACGTTAGATGGTGAAACGCGCACATTGACCTCAGAAGACTTGGTCATCACGAATGGACAAGTGCCAGTCGCCTTAGCTGGGGTAATGGGCGGACAAGACTCAGAGATCACAGAAACAACGACAACCGTTGCGTTAGAATCTGCTCTATTCGATCCAATCTCGATTCGTCGCACAGCAAAACGTTTCAATTTACGTAGTGAATCATCTGCGCGCTTTGAAAAAGGTATCAATAAAGGAACCGTTGGCGAAGCAAGTGATGTTGCAGCGGCGATGATCGTTGCTTTAGCAGGAGGAGAAGTATTACAAGGAGCGGTCAAAGGTTCTGAGTATCAAGCAAAAGAAGTCGAAGTACAGATCACATTGAACCGCATCAACCAGTACCTTGGCACAGCCTTAAATGTCGCTGAAGTAAGTGAGATCTTTGAAGCATTAGGATTCGGCTATCACGTCGATGGAGAAACTTATACTGTTGTTGTGCCTCCAAGACGTTGGGATATCCAGATCGAAGCAGACATCATCGAAGAAGTGGCACGTATTTATGGGTATGATCGTTTGCCTTCAACGTTACCAAGCGGCGAAACAGTTGCAGGTAGTTTGACACAAGAACAAGCGACAACACGAAAGATCCGTACATTACTCGAAGGCAGTGGTCTAACTGAAGCCATTAGTTATGCACTGACAACGGAAGATAAATCTCGTCAATTCGCTTTGAAAGAAACAGCCATCACTCGCTTGGATTGGCCGATGAGCGAAGACCGTTCTGTCTTACGTATGAACCTGATCAGTGGTCTATTGGATAACGTCCAATATAACACTGCACGTAAAAATGCAGATGTCGCATTTTATGAAGTGGGTCGCGTCTTCTATCAAGAAAATGATCCGTTGACTCATCTGCCACAAGAAGTCACTCACGTAGCTCTTGCGGTATCTGGCACATGGGAAGAGAAAAGTTGGCAAAGTAAGCCACAAGCGGTTGATTTCTTTACAGTAAAAGGAATATTAGAGAATGTATTCGAACAACTTTCCATCAAAGAGGAAATCACTTATCAAGCGTTGACAACGATTGATGAGCTTCATCCAGGTCGTACAGCAGCCATTTATTTAGGTGAAACAATGATCGGGTTTGTTGGTCAAGTACATCCTATGACTGCTAAAGCTTACGATATTCCAGAAACGTATGTGGCAGAGTTTGATTTAGCAACAGTCGTGGAAGCCTCACAAAAAGGCATCACTTTCCAACCAGTCACAAAATTCCCAAGTGTGACGCGTGACATTGCCATGTTAGTAGCTGAACAAGTGACGAATCAAGAAATCGTTCGCACGATCCAAGCAGCTGCTGGCCGATTCTTGACAAATGTCGAACTATTCGATGTCTACCAAGGAGCAAATATTGAAGCAGGGCATAAATCAGTCGCCTATACGTTAAGCTTTGAAAATCCCGAAGCAACGTTGACAGATGAAGAAATCAACCAAGCAATGAGCAAGGTTGAAAAGGCGTTGACAGAAACAGTCGATGCAAGTATTCGTTAAACCTTAATAATAGAAGAAAAAACTGGAACAAAAATCATTCAATGATTTTTGTTCCAGCTTTTTTGTGTGATTACTGATTGAAATAATTGATGCCCATTGCCGCTTTCACTTCAGAAAGTGTGGCTGCCGCAACTTTAGCGGCTTCTTCACTACCATGACGTAAGATATCCATCACGGCTTGTGGGTCCTTCGCCAATTCTTCACGACGTGCGCGGATCGGTGCGAACTCTGCTTCTAATACGTCGATCAAGTAACGCTTGATTTTCACGTCACCGAGTCCACCACGACGATAGTGGGCTTTCATCTCTTCGATTGCTTCTTTGTCTGTACCAAAAACATCTAAGTAAGTAAAGACCATATTGCCTTCGACTTGTCCTGGATCTTGGACATGGATGTGATTTGGATCAGTATACATACTCATGACTTTTTTCTGTAAGACATCGGCAGGATCAGAAATGTAGATGCCATTTCCTAATGATTTACTCATTTTTCCGTTGCCATCGATTCCAGGTAAACGGCCCATCCCTTTAGGAGGGAAGACGCCTTTCGGCTCAACTAGCACTTCACCGTAGGTATGATTGAAGCTTTGGACGATCTCTTGCGTTTGTTCCAACATTGGTTTTTGGTCTTCACCAACTGGTACCAAATTAGCTTTGAACGCAGTGATGTCAGCAGCTTGTGAGACAGGGTAGATAAAAAATCCTGTTGGGACACTTTCGCCAAATTTCTTTTGCTCGATCTCTGTTTTTACGGTCGGGTTACGACGCACACGACCAACACTCACTAAGTTTAAGTAATACATTGTCAACTCAGCTAATTCAGGGATCTGTGACTGGATAAACAATGTTGATTTGGCAGGATCTAAACCAACCGATAAGTAATCTAAAGCAACTTCTAATACATTGGAAGACACTTTTTCAGGGTCTTTCGCATTGTCAGTCAAGGCTTGCATATCTGCGATCATTACGAACAACTGATTGTTCTCATCCGCTTGCATTTCTACACGTTTTTTCAAAGACCCGACATAATGGCCTAAGTGTAGTTTGCCAGTAGGACGGTCTCCTGTTAAAATAATATTTTTCAAAAAAGAACACCTCTTTGTAATTTCTAAGAC from Enterococcus mundtii includes the following:
- the pheS gene encoding phenylalanine--tRNA ligase subunit alpha, yielding MSLQAQLESLKEATIVKIKQAQDLKELNQIRVETLGKKGPITEVLRGMKDLSAEERPKVGSFANEIRDLLTQEIEERKAVLETAAMNEALEKETIDVTLPGRSVKQGTRHILTQIMEEIEDIFVGMGYQIVEGYEVESDHYNFERMNLPKDHPARDMQDTFYISEEILIRTHTSPVQARTMEKHDFSKGALRMISPGKVFRRDTDDATHSHQFHQIEGLVIDKNVTMGDLKGTLEVVMKKMFGEDRQIRLRPSYFPFTEPSVEVDVSCFKCGGSGCNVCKHTGWIEILGAGMVHPNVLEMSGIDPEEYSGFAFGLGPDRVAMLRYGVNDIRNFYQNDLRFLSQFKGE
- the pheT gene encoding phenylalanine--tRNA ligase subunit beta, whose amino-acid sequence is MLVSYKWLNQYVDLSNVTPQELADKMSVTGIEVEGVTVPEEGLKKIVVGEVKECIPHPDSDHLSICQVDIGEEELSQIVCGAPNVKAGIKVIVALPNSRIAGNVKIKKGKMRGQVSNGMICALQEIGYSDSVVPKEYSEGIYYLPQEAVNGEPVFSYLDMDDAIIELSITPNRADALSMRGVAYEVGAIYRQKPTFNDEKLVEVERKASEKIAVKVEDEELVPAYQIRIIENVKIQPSPQWLQNILMNEGIRPINNVVDITNYILLLFGQPLHAFDYDKLGSEEIVVRHAAEKENIVTLDGETRTLTSEDLVITNGQVPVALAGVMGGQDSEITETTTTVALESALFDPISIRRTAKRFNLRSESSARFEKGINKGTVGEASDVAAAMIVALAGGEVLQGAVKGSEYQAKEVEVQITLNRINQYLGTALNVAEVSEIFEALGFGYHVDGETYTVVVPPRRWDIQIEADIIEEVARIYGYDRLPSTLPSGETVAGSLTQEQATTRKIRTLLEGSGLTEAISYALTTEDKSRQFALKETAITRLDWPMSEDRSVLRMNLISGLLDNVQYNTARKNADVAFYEVGRVFYQENDPLTHLPQEVTHVALAVSGTWEEKSWQSKPQAVDFFTVKGILENVFEQLSIKEEITYQALTTIDELHPGRTAAIYLGETMIGFVGQVHPMTAKAYDIPETYVAEFDLATVVEASQKGITFQPVTKFPSVTRDIAMLVAEQVTNQEIVRTIQAAAGRFLTNVELFDVYQGANIEAGHKSVAYTLSFENPEATLTDEEINQAMSKVEKALTETVDASIR
- the trpS gene encoding tryptophan--tRNA ligase, whose product is MKNIILTGDRPTGKLHLGHYVGSLKKRVEMQADENNQLFVMIADMQALTDNAKDPEKVSSNVLEVALDYLSVGLDPAKSTLFIQSQIPELAELTMYYLNLVSVGRVRRNPTVKTEIEQKKFGESVPTGFFIYPVSQAADITAFKANLVPVGEDQKPMLEQTQEIVQSFNHTYGEVLVEPKGVFPPKGMGRLPGIDGNGKMSKSLGNGIYISDPADVLQKKVMSMYTDPNHIHVQDPGQVEGNMVFTYLDVFGTDKEAIEEMKAHYRRGGLGDVKIKRYLIDVLEAEFAPIRARREELAKDPQAVMDILRHGSEEAAKVAAATLSEVKAAMGINYFNQ